The following coding sequences lie in one Allorhizobium pseudoryzae genomic window:
- a CDS encoding NAD-dependent epimerase/dehydratase family protein, whose protein sequence is MNPSATSLAGRPFGFVEWFRPGEYERTERLLPGILKSGASSLRTHLSWAEYLAPGGEAWFDWLIPKLGAEIDLLPCIHYTPPSLSRTGRANGAPQVLKDYADFVDHVLTRYGRHFRHIELWNEPNNLLDWDWREDADFQLFCEMVGGAAYWAKQRGWNPVLGGPCPFDPMWLDLMGERGVLSVVDAVGFHGFPGTWDSEEGSWGGWDMHLGEMRQILNRHNPDAEIWITETGYSTWRNDEMEQARRFMKALQVPADRLYWYSFADVPPDVAVQEGLWFDPRHYHLGAVTHENQPKLLARLLMEGGIERLRDVTRLAAPHVGTGAAPIVITGGSGFIGSNLAESFLSQGEDVIVLDNLGRPGVDQNLAWLTERHGDRVHPVLADVRDLRGIEAAFSDAKAVFHLAAQTAVTTSLVSPLDDFEANARGTINVLESVRKAGRKAPVIFASTNKVYGALEDLEMLPMDDRYVPADPAVRDFGIGEDRPLDFCTPYGCSKGVADQYVLDYAKSFDIPTAVLRMSCIYGPRQFGTEDQGWVAHFLIRALSGQPISIYGDGKQVRDILHVDDAVAAYRAVHAGIGQVRGEVFNLGGGPQNSVSILLVLREIERLTGRPLDIEFGDWRAGDQFFFVADTRRLENRLGWQARVRWKSGLSHLADWLAEHRFRGAHPMRDRLRVTA, encoded by the coding sequence ATGAACCCATCCGCAACGTCCCTTGCCGGGCGGCCGTTCGGGTTTGTGGAATGGTTCCGCCCCGGCGAATACGAGCGCACCGAACGTCTTCTGCCGGGTATCCTGAAAAGTGGCGCAAGCTCGCTGCGCACGCATCTGTCCTGGGCAGAATATCTGGCACCGGGCGGAGAGGCCTGGTTCGACTGGCTGATCCCGAAGCTGGGCGCCGAGATCGACCTCCTGCCCTGCATCCATTACACGCCCCCCTCCCTGTCGCGTACGGGACGCGCCAATGGCGCGCCGCAGGTTCTGAAGGATTATGCGGATTTCGTCGATCACGTGCTGACCCGCTACGGCCGGCATTTCCGCCATATCGAATTGTGGAACGAACCCAACAACCTGCTCGACTGGGATTGGCGCGAGGACGCGGATTTCCAGCTGTTCTGCGAGATGGTCGGCGGGGCCGCCTACTGGGCGAAACAGCGCGGCTGGAACCCGGTTCTCGGCGGCCCCTGCCCTTTCGATCCGATGTGGCTCGACCTGATGGGCGAACGCGGTGTGCTCAGCGTCGTTGATGCCGTCGGCTTTCACGGCTTTCCCGGCACCTGGGATAGCGAGGAGGGAAGCTGGGGCGGCTGGGACATGCATCTGGGCGAAATGCGCCAGATCCTCAACCGCCACAACCCGGATGCCGAAATCTGGATCACCGAGACCGGCTACTCCACCTGGCGCAATGATGAGATGGAGCAGGCGCGCCGTTTCATGAAGGCGCTGCAGGTGCCGGCGGACCGCCTCTACTGGTACTCCTTCGCCGACGTGCCGCCGGATGTCGCCGTGCAGGAAGGGCTCTGGTTTGATCCGCGCCATTACCATCTCGGCGCCGTTACTCACGAAAACCAGCCGAAGCTGCTGGCCCGGCTTCTGATGGAAGGCGGCATCGAGCGGCTGCGCGACGTGACAAGGCTCGCCGCACCGCATGTCGGCACCGGCGCCGCCCCGATCGTGATTACCGGCGGCAGCGGCTTCATCGGCTCCAATCTGGCGGAGAGTTTTCTGAGCCAGGGCGAGGATGTCATCGTCCTCGACAATCTCGGCCGGCCGGGCGTCGATCAGAACCTCGCATGGCTGACGGAAAGGCATGGAGACCGCGTCCATCCCGTGCTGGCCGATGTGCGCGACCTGCGCGGCATCGAGGCGGCGTTCAGCGATGCTAAGGCCGTCTTTCATCTGGCGGCCCAGACCGCTGTCACCACCAGCCTGGTTTCACCGCTTGATGATTTCGAGGCCAATGCGCGCGGCACGATCAACGTGCTGGAGTCCGTCCGCAAGGCGGGCCGCAAGGCGCCGGTGATCTTTGCCAGCACCAACAAGGTCTATGGCGCCTTGGAAGACCTGGAGATGCTGCCGATGGACGATCGCTACGTGCCGGCAGATCCGGCAGTGCGCGATTTCGGCATCGGCGAAGACCGGCCGCTCGATTTCTGCACGCCCTATGGCTGCTCCAAGGGTGTGGCCGACCAGTATGTGCTGGATTACGCCAAATCCTTCGATATCCCGACCGCCGTGCTGCGCATGAGCTGCATCTACGGGCCGCGCCAGTTCGGCACGGAGGATCAGGGCTGGGTGGCGCATTTCCTCATCCGCGCCCTGTCCGGCCAGCCGATCTCCATCTACGGCGACGGCAAGCAGGTGCGCGACATCCTGCATGTGGATGATGCAGTCGCTGCCTATCGCGCCGTGCATGCCGGCATCGGGCAGGTGCGCGGCGAGGTGTTCAACCTTGGCGGCGGGCCCCAGAATTCCGTCAGCATCCTTCTGGTGCTGCGCGAAATCGAACGGTTGACCGGGCGCCCGCTGGACATCGAGTTCGGCGACTGGCGGGCGGGCGACCAGTTCTTCTTCGTGGCGGATACCCGCAGGCTCGAGAACCGTCTGGGTTGGCAGGCCCGTGTGCGCTGGAAGAGCGGCCTTTCCCACCTGGCAGACTGGCTGGCCGAACACCGGTTCCGGGGCGCTCATCCGATGCGCGACAGGCTGAGGGTCACCGCATGA
- a CDS encoding glycosyltransferase family 4 protein, which yields MTRLPVPRRILMTVDAVGGVWRYAMDLARGLSAAGITTVFAGFGPEPDDAKRREAEALGKLVWLTAPLDWMAQSERDLCEVGPQIAALAAREGVDLLHLNLPSQAVDLVVERPVVTVSHSCVVTWFSAVRGHSVPEPWAWQERVNAEGLRRSDAVVVPSGSHADMITRSYDVMLQLSVVYNATRLPAETPRKEPFVFAAGRWWDDGKNGRALDEAAEHTHWPILMAGPTRGPSGQQVALLAAKSKGELSHSDTMNHLVKAAIFVSPSIYEPFGLAALEAARLGAALVLSDIPTYRELWQDAALFVDPHDPRAIADAINRLSHDSALRLALSTRSQAVSSAFTLERQVNDMTRIYQRALARQSLHAVAESS from the coding sequence ATGACACGGCTGCCTGTGCCACGACGAATCCTGATGACGGTCGATGCGGTGGGCGGAGTCTGGCGGTACGCCATGGATCTTGCCCGCGGTCTCTCGGCCGCCGGTATCACCACGGTCTTTGCCGGGTTCGGCCCCGAACCCGACGACGCCAAACGGCGGGAGGCCGAGGCACTCGGCAAACTCGTCTGGCTGACGGCACCGCTGGACTGGATGGCGCAGAGTGAACGGGATCTGTGCGAGGTCGGTCCCCAGATCGCGGCCCTTGCAGCGCGCGAAGGCGTCGATCTGCTGCATCTCAACCTTCCCTCGCAAGCCGTCGATCTTGTCGTGGAAAGGCCCGTCGTCACCGTTTCGCATTCCTGCGTCGTCACCTGGTTTTCCGCCGTCCGCGGCCATTCCGTGCCGGAGCCCTGGGCATGGCAGGAACGCGTCAACGCCGAAGGTTTGAGGCGTTCAGATGCCGTGGTCGTTCCGAGCGGCTCGCACGCCGACATGATCACCCGGTCCTATGACGTCATGCTGCAGCTTTCGGTGGTCTACAACGCAACGCGCCTGCCGGCGGAGACCCCGCGCAAGGAACCCTTCGTGTTTGCCGCCGGGCGCTGGTGGGATGACGGCAAGAATGGCCGGGCGCTAGACGAGGCGGCGGAACATACCCATTGGCCCATTCTGATGGCAGGACCGACGCGGGGCCCGAGCGGGCAGCAGGTTGCGCTGCTGGCGGCGAAAAGCAAAGGCGAGCTGAGCCACAGCGATACGATGAACCATCTGGTCAAGGCGGCCATTTTCGTGTCGCCGTCGATCTACGAACCCTTCGGCCTTGCGGCCCTGGAAGCCGCGCGGCTGGGCGCGGCACTGGTGCTCTCCGACATTCCGACCTACCGCGAGCTCTGGCAGGACGCTGCACTGTTTGTCGATCCGCATGACCCTAGGGCCATTGCCGATGCCATCAACCGGCTCAGCCACGACAGTGCCTTGCGCCTTGCACTGTCGACCCGGTCGCAGGCTGTCTCCAGCGCCTTCACCCTGGAACGGCAAGTGAATGACATGACGCGCATCTATCAGCGCGCCCTCGCCCGCCAGTCTCTTCACGCAGTTGCGGAGTCCTCATGA
- a CDS encoding CgeB family protein — MKFVFYTHSLVSDWNHGNAHFLRGVMRDLIRRGHEAVALEPVDAWSRQNLVKDQGEAPIEAFRQTFPDLSSRTYGEEFDHEQALSDADVVIVHEWTDPALVETIGTIRRRLGFTLVFHDTHHRAVSSEEDIAGLTLKDYDLILAFGETLRQRYLKAGWGSQVFTWHEAADDTIFRPFPEVEKDRDLIWIGNWGDGERSAELAEFLIEPVKELQLQATVRGVRYPEDALAQLKEAGIEYAGWIANAAAPLAFARHRLTVHVPRRPYVETLPGIPTIRMFEALACGIPLISAPWEDVEQLFRPEDFLFVRNGQEMREAMRAVLHDPDLSNALTGAGLETIMARHTCRHRVDELLDILGKHGTAPVKRQITFPEAAE, encoded by the coding sequence ATGAAGTTTGTGTTCTATACCCATTCCCTGGTCTCCGACTGGAACCACGGCAATGCCCATTTTCTGCGCGGCGTGATGCGGGATCTGATCCGCCGCGGCCACGAGGCTGTGGCCCTGGAACCGGTGGATGCCTGGTCGCGGCAGAACCTGGTCAAGGACCAGGGCGAGGCCCCGATCGAGGCCTTCCGCCAGACATTCCCCGATCTCTCCTCCCGCACCTATGGCGAGGAGTTCGACCACGAACAGGCGCTATCCGATGCGGATGTGGTGATCGTCCACGAATGGACCGATCCCGCTCTCGTGGAGACGATCGGCACGATCCGCCGGCGCCTTGGCTTCACGCTCGTCTTTCACGATACCCACCACCGGGCGGTTTCCTCGGAAGAGGATATCGCCGGACTGACCCTCAAGGACTACGACCTGATCCTCGCTTTTGGCGAAACGCTGCGGCAGCGCTACCTCAAGGCCGGCTGGGGATCCCAGGTCTTTACCTGGCACGAGGCGGCGGACGATACGATCTTCCGGCCTTTCCCGGAGGTGGAGAAGGATCGCGATCTCATCTGGATCGGCAATTGGGGCGACGGCGAACGATCCGCCGAACTCGCAGAATTCCTGATCGAACCGGTGAAGGAACTTCAGCTGCAGGCAACCGTTAGAGGCGTCCGTTACCCTGAGGACGCTCTCGCCCAGTTGAAGGAGGCCGGCATCGAATACGCAGGCTGGATTGCCAATGCAGCCGCGCCCTTGGCTTTTGCCCGTCATCGCCTGACGGTGCATGTGCCGCGCCGCCCCTACGTGGAGACCCTGCCCGGCATCCCGACCATCCGCATGTTCGAAGCGCTCGCCTGCGGTATCCCCTTAATCTCCGCCCCTTGGGAAGATGTCGAACAACTATTCCGGCCGGAAGATTTCCTTTTCGTCCGCAATGGCCAGGAGATGCGGGAGGCAATGCGGGCGGTGCTCCACGACCCGGACCTTTCCAACGCGCTGACCGGCGCCGGGCTCGAAACCATCATGGCCCGCCACACCTGCCGGCACCGGGTGGACGAGCTTCTCGACATCCTCGGCAAACACGGTACCGCCCCAGTCAAACGCCAGATCACCTTTCCGGAGGCCGCAGAATGA
- a CDS encoding CgeB family protein: MKIAFYGSSLVSAYWNGAATYYRGLLRALAAKGYDITFYEPDVYDRQKNRDIDPPDWAKVVVYDGTVEALRTVTRQAADADIVVKASGVGFEDDLLLTEVLRHARPGAMRIFWDVDAPATLAEIRRAPSHALRRALGTLDMVLTYGGGTPVVSAYRALGAKDCVPIYNALDPETHFPVPPDPRFVADLGFLGNRLPDREARVEHFFLEPAAGVPDQRFLLGGSGWQGKSMSGNVRSIGHVPTRDHNAFNVTPKAVLNISRESMASNGFSPATRVFEAAGAGACLITDHWEGIDLFLKPDEEILVARDGQDVVEIMAGLTQARAAEIGRRALARVTSEHTYTQRAEDADRIFKRHFESLEAAE, encoded by the coding sequence ATGAAGATCGCCTTTTATGGTTCCAGCCTTGTCTCCGCCTACTGGAACGGCGCAGCCACCTATTATCGCGGCTTGCTGCGGGCGCTGGCGGCGAAGGGCTACGACATCACCTTCTACGAACCCGACGTCTACGACCGGCAGAAGAACCGCGACATCGACCCGCCGGACTGGGCTAAGGTCGTCGTCTACGACGGCACGGTGGAGGCGCTGAGGACGGTGACCCGCCAGGCTGCGGACGCCGATATCGTCGTCAAGGCGAGCGGCGTCGGCTTCGAGGACGACCTGCTGCTGACGGAGGTGCTGCGCCACGCTCGCCCGGGTGCCATGCGGATCTTCTGGGATGTCGATGCACCCGCCACGCTGGCCGAAATCCGCCGCGCACCGAGCCATGCTTTGCGCCGCGCGCTCGGCACGCTCGACATGGTGCTGACCTATGGCGGCGGCACCCCCGTCGTCTCGGCCTATAGAGCGCTCGGCGCCAAGGACTGCGTGCCGATCTACAACGCGCTCGATCCTGAGACGCATTTCCCGGTGCCGCCAGACCCGCGTTTTGTTGCCGATCTCGGTTTCCTCGGCAACCGCCTGCCGGACCGGGAAGCCCGTGTGGAGCATTTTTTCCTGGAGCCCGCAGCCGGCGTGCCGGACCAGCGTTTTCTGCTCGGTGGCTCCGGCTGGCAGGGCAAGTCGATGTCCGGCAACGTCCGCAGCATCGGCCACGTGCCGACGCGGGATCACAATGCTTTCAATGTGACGCCGAAGGCGGTCCTCAACATCTCGCGCGAAAGCATGGCCTCGAACGGCTTTTCGCCCGCCACGCGGGTGTTCGAAGCCGCCGGTGCCGGCGCCTGCCTGATTACCGACCATTGGGAGGGGATCGATCTTTTCCTGAAGCCGGACGAGGAAATCCTCGTTGCCCGAGACGGGCAGGACGTCGTGGAGATCATGGCCGGCCTGACACAGGCCCGCGCCGCCGAGATCGGTCGCCGGGCGCTTGCCCGCGTCACCTCCGAGCACACCTACACCCAACGCGCCGAGGATGCAGACCGCATCTTCAAACGCCACTTCGAAAGCCTTGAGGCTGCAGAATGA
- a CDS encoding CgeB family protein yields the protein MTNNPLNIVIIGLSLSSSWGNGHATTYRALVRGLFAEGHEVLFLERDVPWYAANRDLAEPDFCTLAYYDRIDDLIGTYGDAIRYADAVIIGSYVPEGAKVIDSVAALNPSRFCFYDIDTPVTLAALARGEDEFLKASQIASFDAYFSFTGGPILTRLEEAYGVPRALPLYCAVDADRYKPTGEAPVWDLGYLGTYSPDRQPTLERFLIEPARRLPDMRFVVAGPQYPETIDWPDNVERIDHLPPTEHASFYSRQRFTLNVTRADMIAAGWSPSVRLFEAAACGSPIISDEWPGLSDLLPDGEAILIARDTEDVIAALTDLDEGRRLAIAEAARTRILESHTGEARARQLVSDLQSLAPHGNAAGGRLRQRVSA from the coding sequence ATGACGAACAATCCGCTCAACATCGTGATCATCGGCCTGTCTCTGTCCTCCTCCTGGGGCAATGGCCACGCCACCACCTACCGGGCGCTCGTCCGCGGTCTATTTGCAGAAGGGCACGAGGTCCTGTTCCTGGAGCGGGATGTGCCCTGGTATGCCGCGAACCGCGACCTGGCAGAGCCGGATTTCTGCACGCTGGCCTATTATGACCGGATCGACGACCTGATCGGCACCTATGGCGATGCGATCCGTTACGCGGATGCCGTGATCATCGGTTCCTACGTTCCGGAAGGGGCCAAGGTGATCGACTCGGTGGCAGCATTGAACCCCAGCCGTTTCTGCTTCTACGACATCGATACACCTGTAACACTGGCAGCGCTCGCCCGCGGCGAGGACGAGTTTCTCAAGGCCAGCCAGATCGCCAGCTTCGACGCCTATTTCTCCTTCACCGGCGGCCCGATACTCACCCGTCTGGAGGAAGCCTACGGCGTGCCGCGGGCCTTGCCGCTCTATTGCGCCGTCGATGCCGACCGCTACAAACCGACCGGCGAGGCGCCCGTCTGGGATCTCGGTTATCTCGGCACCTATAGCCCGGACCGCCAGCCGACGCTGGAGCGCTTTCTCATCGAACCGGCGAGGCGGCTGCCGGATATGCGTTTCGTCGTCGCCGGCCCGCAATATCCAGAGACCATCGACTGGCCGGACAATGTGGAACGGATCGACCACCTGCCGCCGACCGAACACGCCTCGTTCTACAGCCGTCAGCGATTCACGCTGAATGTCACACGCGCCGACATGATCGCCGCCGGGTGGTCTCCCAGCGTGCGGCTGTTCGAGGCGGCCGCCTGCGGCAGCCCGATCATCAGCGACGAATGGCCGGGCCTCTCGGATCTCCTGCCGGATGGCGAGGCCATTCTGATTGCGCGGGATACGGAGGACGTCATCGCGGCGCTGACGGATCTCGACGAGGGCCGGCGCCTTGCAATCGCCGAGGCGGCCCGCACCCGTATTCTGGAGAGCCACACCGGAGAGGCGCGTGCCAGGCAACTGGTCAGTGATCTGCAGAGCCTGGCACCGCACGGCAACGCTGCGGGCGGACGGCTGCGTCAACGAGTTTCGGCATGA
- a CDS encoding UDP-glucuronic acid decarboxylase family protein codes for MLQRTDRGKKKTILVAGGAGFVGSHLCDALLSRGHRVLCVDSYLTGSKANVLPLQNHPRFRMIEADICELHDIDEPVDEIYNLACAASPPQYQADPVHTMMTCVLGTGNLLFLAERHSAAFLQASTSEVYGDPEEHPQREDYRGNVSCTGPRACYDEGKRAAEALCFDMLRTSRVDVRVVRIFNTYGPRMAPDDGRIVSNLIVQALSGEPLTIYGTGEQTRSFCFVSDLVAGLIRLMEVDPNPGHPVNIGNPGEFTINQLAEMVLSMVPTASRIVYHPLPKDDPQRRRPDIDKAKELLGWEPRVPLSEGLRQTVDYFMSVVPGERPPRHTATAPAKEPQTSPLPMGA; via the coding sequence ATGCTGCAAAGAACCGATCGCGGGAAAAAGAAGACTATCCTCGTTGCCGGCGGCGCCGGTTTCGTCGGCTCGCATCTGTGCGACGCGCTGCTGTCACGCGGGCACCGCGTGCTGTGCGTCGATTCCTACCTGACCGGTTCGAAGGCCAATGTTCTGCCGCTGCAGAACCACCCGCGGTTTCGAATGATCGAAGCCGATATCTGCGAGCTGCACGACATCGACGAACCGGTGGACGAGATCTACAACCTCGCCTGCGCCGCGTCGCCGCCGCAGTACCAGGCCGATCCCGTGCACACGATGATGACCTGCGTTCTCGGCACCGGCAATCTGCTGTTCCTCGCCGAACGCCACTCTGCCGCCTTCCTGCAGGCCTCGACCAGCGAGGTCTACGGCGACCCGGAGGAGCATCCGCAGCGTGAGGATTACCGCGGCAATGTCAGTTGCACCGGTCCCCGCGCCTGTTACGACGAAGGAAAGCGCGCCGCCGAAGCGCTCTGCTTCGACATGCTGAGAACGTCGCGTGTCGATGTGCGCGTGGTACGCATCTTCAACACCTATGGCCCCCGCATGGCACCCGATGACGGGCGCATCGTCTCCAACCTCATCGTGCAGGCGCTGTCCGGCGAACCGCTGACCATCTACGGCACCGGCGAGCAGACGCGTTCGTTCTGCTTCGTCAGCGATCTGGTCGCCGGCCTGATCCGGCTGATGGAGGTCGATCCGAATCCGGGCCATCCGGTGAATATCGGCAACCCGGGCGAGTTCACCATCAACCAGCTGGCGGAAATGGTGCTGTCGATGGTGCCGACGGCGTCCCGCATCGTCTACCATCCGCTGCCGAAGGACGATCCGCAACGCCGGCGTCCGGATATCGACAAGGCCAAGGAACTTTTGGGCTGGGAACCGCGTGTGCCGCTGTCCGAAGGCCTGCGCCAGACGGTCGATTATTTCATGTCCGTCGTGCCGGGCGAGCGCCCGCCCCGGCACACCGCCACGGCTCCGGCCAAGGAGCCGCAGACCAGCCCTCTGCCGATGGGAGCCTGA
- a CDS encoding TIGR04290 family methyltransferase, which translates to MDASRMPPAELRRRIEELGPWFQNMRIGGVETAPEHFLGDYPAFKWKGFQHVIPEDLEGRSVLDVGCNAGFYSLEMKRRNAGRVVGIDTDPRYLAQARFAAEQNGLEIEFRQMSVYQVPQLKERFDLVLFMGVLYHLRHPLLALDLLWDHSVGQDMLFQCLQRGDERIPDLSENYDFSEWAMFDQPDYPKLFFVEERYASDPTNWFIPNTAAMEAMLRSSGFEITAHPEREVYLLKRGMRHYAVEPAPCG; encoded by the coding sequence ATGGATGCATCCAGAATGCCGCCGGCCGAACTGCGCCGACGGATCGAAGAACTCGGACCCTGGTTCCAGAACATGCGCATCGGCGGGGTGGAAACCGCGCCGGAGCATTTCCTGGGCGATTATCCTGCCTTCAAGTGGAAAGGGTTTCAGCATGTGATTCCCGAGGATCTCGAAGGACGCAGCGTGCTGGATGTCGGCTGCAATGCCGGCTTCTATTCGCTGGAAATGAAACGCCGCAATGCCGGCCGCGTCGTGGGGATCGATACCGATCCCCGCTACCTCGCGCAGGCGCGCTTTGCCGCCGAGCAGAACGGCCTTGAGATCGAGTTCCGGCAGATGTCGGTCTATCAGGTACCGCAGCTCAAGGAGCGCTTCGACCTCGTCCTGTTCATGGGCGTCCTCTACCACCTGCGTCATCCACTCCTGGCGCTCGATCTGCTCTGGGATCATTCGGTTGGCCAGGACATGCTGTTCCAGTGCCTGCAGCGCGGCGACGAACGCATTCCGGATCTTTCCGAGAACTACGACTTCTCCGAATGGGCGATGTTCGACCAGCCGGATTATCCAAAGCTCTTCTTCGTGGAGGAGCGATACGCGTCCGATCCGACGAACTGGTTCATTCCCAACACCGCCGCCATGGAAGCCATGCTGCGCTCCTCCGGCTTCGAAATCACCGCGCATCCGGAGCGGGAAGTCTACCTGCTGAAACGCGGCATGCGGCACTATGCGGTGGAACCCGCTCCCTGCGGCTGA
- a CDS encoding TIGR02587 family membrane protein, which translates to MTATAKADHRQFAIGLLRGAGGALIFGIPMLMTMELWFIGFYMPRERLFLLLLVNIPLLVALARRIGFENTFSWREAVRDAMIAYALAILTSGLVLVLFGVLTIDLPFREWVGKIALQSVPASIGAMLGRSQLAETDEDENDGEKDGPMATGYAGELFMMAVGSLFLCLNVAPTEEIILISFKMSPWHSLVAVAASIMIMHGFVYAVSFRGTHQLNEHTPSWHALVRFTFPGYIVASLISLYVLWTFGRLDDTSWTQVLMSMVVLNVPGSLGAAAARLIL; encoded by the coding sequence ATGACGGCCACAGCCAAGGCAGACCACCGGCAATTCGCCATCGGTCTGCTGCGCGGCGCGGGTGGCGCGCTGATCTTCGGCATTCCGATGCTGATGACGATGGAGCTGTGGTTCATCGGCTTTTACATGCCGCGCGAACGGCTGTTCCTGCTGCTTCTGGTGAATATTCCGCTTCTGGTGGCGCTTGCACGCCGCATCGGCTTCGAGAACACCTTCAGCTGGCGGGAGGCGGTGCGCGACGCGATGATCGCCTATGCGCTGGCCATCCTGACCTCCGGTCTGGTCCTCGTGCTGTTCGGCGTGCTGACAATTGACCTGCCGTTCCGCGAATGGGTGGGAAAGATCGCGCTGCAATCGGTTCCCGCCAGCATCGGTGCCATGCTCGGGCGCAGCCAGTTGGCTGAGACGGATGAGGACGAGAATGACGGGGAAAAGGACGGTCCCATGGCCACCGGTTATGCCGGAGAACTGTTCATGATGGCGGTCGGATCTCTTTTTCTTTGCCTCAACGTGGCGCCGACGGAGGAGATCATCCTGATTTCGTTCAAGATGTCGCCGTGGCACAGCCTTGTCGCGGTCGCTGCCTCGATCATGATCATGCACGGCTTCGTCTATGCCGTTTCCTTCCGCGGGACCCACCAGCTGAACGAGCATACGCCAAGCTGGCACGCGCTCGTACGCTTCACCTTTCCGGGCTACATCGTCGCCAGCCTGATCAGCCTTTATGTGCTGTGGACCTTCGGGCGACTGGATGACACGTCCTGGACACAGGTGCTGATGTCGATGGTGGTGCTGAACGTGCCCGGTTCGCTGGGCGCTGCCGCCGCCCGCCTGATCCTGTGA
- a CDS encoding TIGR02588 family protein — protein MTITNSTSKRQMEPEQGHWIEWTTGVVSILLVLALVGFIGWEALTKNDETPELTVHVADIAQKGEVYVVRLELDNRSPATAAAVRVTGSVTAADGTAEVSETTFDYAPAESTTKGGLLFRQNPLAGRLEVRATGYTEP, from the coding sequence ATGACCATCACCAACAGCACTTCAAAACGGCAGATGGAGCCAGAACAGGGCCACTGGATCGAATGGACGACCGGTGTCGTCTCGATCCTTCTCGTGCTGGCGCTGGTCGGTTTTATCGGCTGGGAGGCCCTGACGAAGAACGACGAGACACCGGAGCTCACTGTCCACGTCGCCGACATCGCCCAAAAGGGCGAGGTGTACGTCGTGCGGCTTGAGTTGGACAACCGGTCACCCGCGACCGCGGCAGCCGTGCGGGTGACCGGGTCCGTCACAGCCGCCGACGGAACGGCGGAGGTTTCGGAGACGACCTTCGACTATGCGCCAGCGGAATCAACGACCAAAGGCGGGCTTCTCTTCAGGCAGAATCCGCTCGCCGGTCGCCTGGAGGTTCGGGCAACCGGTTATACGGAACCCTGA
- a CDS encoding helix-turn-helix domain-containing protein, with protein MNVPTYNLYGEETGLQREFWVHCETIAARSSGYRWEIGLHRHESFLQFLYIRDGSGDALLPAATVVLKPPCVIVIPPGPVHGFRFSPDIDGFVITLVPELGAGRGLSGDAPWFPNPVVVSLGQMGKAADYLQETFLRIAEEYDGERPAREEMLEAHIATVILMLGREIAPGPEAQLPDLHLKRVRQLKDLIARHHREQLTVETYARLLGLSATHLNRSTRQVTGMSTHDLIMERSMDEARRALVFTDYSIQHIAENLGFSDAAYFSRCFRKRTGMTPRSYREGERAKLRNKEGEGSVNG; from the coding sequence GTGAACGTTCCGACATATAACCTTTACGGCGAGGAAACCGGTCTTCAGCGGGAATTCTGGGTGCATTGTGAAACCATTGCGGCACGCAGCAGCGGATATCGTTGGGAAATCGGCCTGCACCGGCATGAGAGCTTTCTGCAGTTCCTGTACATTCGCGACGGCTCCGGCGACGCGCTGCTGCCCGCGGCCACGGTGGTGCTGAAACCGCCCTGCGTGATCGTCATTCCGCCGGGCCCGGTGCACGGCTTCCGCTTTTCTCCGGACATCGACGGATTTGTCATCACGCTGGTTCCCGAGCTGGGGGCGGGGCGGGGACTTTCCGGCGATGCTCCGTGGTTTCCCAATCCGGTCGTCGTGTCGCTGGGACAGATGGGCAAGGCGGCAGATTATCTGCAGGAGACGTTTCTGCGCATTGCCGAGGAATATGACGGTGAACGGCCGGCGCGCGAGGAGATGCTGGAGGCGCATATCGCAACGGTCATCCTGATGCTGGGCCGCGAAATCGCGCCCGGCCCGGAAGCGCAACTGCCGGACCTGCATCTAAAGCGCGTTCGCCAGTTGAAGGACCTGATTGCGCGACATCACCGGGAACAACTGACCGTGGAGACCTATGCCCGCCTGCTGGGGCTTTCGGCCACGCATCTCAACCGCAGCACCCGCCAGGTCACCGGCATGAGCACGCATGATCTCATCATGGAGCGATCGATGGACGAGGCTCGCCGTGCGCTCGTCTTCACCGATTACAGTATCCAGCACATCGCGGAGAACCTTGGATTTTCCGACGCGGCCTATTTCTCCCGCTGCTTTCGCAAGCGAACCGGCATGACGCCCCGCAGCTATCGGGAGGGCGAGCGGGCCAAGCTGCGGAACAAAGAGGGCGAGGGATCGGTTAACGGGTAA